The window GCTTGGATAACGGTCAGGCCGTCTGAAAATAATGGCGGAATGCGCAATGAAGCAAACCTGCGGTTTGCCGCCCTCTCCCCAGCCCTCCCCCGCAGGGAAGGAAGCCGGGTGTCCTGACCATTCAGAATGACTCAGATTTGTGTGTGGGCTTGCTTTTTATGAATGGGTGCGATTGCTCTGCGCTTAGCCCGTTTCAGACGGCCTCTGCGGTGCGCCGGCAGGATGTTTGTAGCGGTTATACATAAACAAATACTGTGTAGGAAAACGCCGTATCCAATATTCGACATTTTGGTTGATCAGCCGCGCATCATGCGCTTTATCGCCGTTCAACTCACCTTGCAGCGGTTCGATATGCAGCACAAACCCTTGACCGCCGGGCAAGCGTTCGCCGCAGAAAAACAGCGCCTTCACCCCTTTTACCTGCGCCAGCTTGGCCGCCAGCGTCATTGTATAGGCCGGTTTGCCGAAAAAATCCACCCATACGCCGTCACCGCCTTCTTCGGGCGAGGGCACATGGTCAGGCAGCACGATGGTGGCCTCCCCCGCCCGCAGCGCCTTCATCACCTGCTTCACACCCTGAATATTGGTCGGCGCGGTTTTCCCTTTGCCGCGCACCCGCCCCGCCTGCATGATGGCATCAAACATTTTCAGCTTCGGCGGTTTATACATGGCGGTGAGCGGAAACGGCAACTGCTGGCTGATATAGCGCCCGGCCAAATCATAACTGCCGATGTGCGGCGTGATAAACAGCAAACCTTCGCCCTTATCCAAGGCCGTCTGAACATGTTCCCAGCCGTGTATTGCCTGAAACAGGGCTTCAATGGCTTCAGGTCGTCTGAAAAACGCTATCGGCAATTCCAGCGCGCCTTTGGCCGTTTCCTGAAAAACAGCCTTAATATCAGCATCGGCAGCCGCCAACCCGGCCTGAAGCATATGCACGCGCGCGCGCTTGCGGTCTTTGGGCAACAGACGGCAGGCAGCAGCGCCCCAAAGATTGCCGATAACGTGCAGCAGCGGCAACGGCAGGGCGGCCAAACATTTAAACAGCAGGGTAACGAAGGTTTGCATAATCATCCGACTCAAAAGGGTAAAAACGATTTTAATGGAAATCTGCGCAAACCCCAAACCAAACCGGGGTCGTTTGCCATTCAGGCGGCCTTAGCTTGGTTTGAAATACGCAATCCTTAAAAACCCGCCGCCCGCAGCGCTTTTACCGCCCTTGTTCAGCCACTTAAAACCTGCTATCATCGCCGCTGCATTAAGAGTTGGACATTCCATGCCAACCTGCTTTTCACGCCGAAAGGTAAGGTGGACGGTTATCAAACCGATGTGGCTCGCCAGAGCAATCCAAACCCGCTTAATGCGGGAATTTTTTTTGCCCGAAACCCGAGTGCATCCTGACAATTTTATTTACGGGTGTATTTTGCCCCTAAAAACGCATCTGCTGCGTTAAAAAGCCTCGCAAGATGCTCAATCTTGCTGCGTTTTTTGCCTAGCATCTGCATTTTAGGGACAAAAATCCCCTCATAAACAACACATCAGGACCCGAGGGCAGAATTCCTTTTAATTAAGAGCTTGTGTTTCGCAGCAGCCGACAGCGGCCTGCCTGTTGAAACACCCGTTAAGCGGCCGTCTGGAACATCAGGCACGCCCCGCCCCACCCCGAAAGAATGAATACAATGAGCGAATTTTTATTTACTTCCGAATCGGTTTCCGAAGGCCATCCCGACAAAGTGGCCGACCAAGTTTCCGATGCGATTTTAGACGCCATCCTCACGCAAGACCCGGCCGCCCGCGTGGCCGCCGAAACGCTGGTTAACACCGGCTTGTGCGTATTGGCCGGCGAAGTCACCACCAACGCTCACGTCGACTACATCAAAGTTGCGCGTGAAACCATCAAACGCATCGGTTACAACAGCTCCGAAATGGGCTTCGATGCCGAAGGCTGCGCGGTCATGATGTGTTATGACCAGCAATCGCCCGATA of the Uruburuella testudinis genome contains:
- a CDS encoding lysophospholipid acyltransferase family protein, whose amino-acid sequence is MQTFVTLLFKCLAALPLPLLHVIGNLWGAAACRLLPKDRKRARVHMLQAGLAAADADIKAVFQETAKGALELPIAFFRRPEAIEALFQAIHGWEHVQTALDKGEGLLFITPHIGSYDLAGRYISQQLPFPLTAMYKPPKLKMFDAIMQAGRVRGKGKTAPTNIQGVKQVMKALRAGEATIVLPDHVPSPEEGGDGVWVDFFGKPAYTMTLAAKLAQVKGVKALFFCGERLPGGQGFVLHIEPLQGELNGDKAHDARLINQNVEYWIRRFPTQYLFMYNRYKHPAGAPQRPSETG